The Medicago truncatula cultivar Jemalong A17 chromosome 4, MtrunA17r5.0-ANR, whole genome shotgun sequence genome includes a region encoding these proteins:
- the LOC11420462 gene encoding uncharacterized protein — translation MMMISKNIYGSSVIVIISVVVVVVLLLVLLKKKRINKFLFFSASSSSSSTTTTSSFVSDSTNLNSSRTSKIVTNEDLKFLMMIFDGNLNENAKWEDVIDKRNDHLCYNAKSCKPKNGPLRYLSVTVFNNISAEMLRNFYMDNDYRKQWDKTVVEHNQLQVDKSDGSEVGRTVKKFPLLKPREYVLTWKLWEGRDKTFYCYIKECEHTLAPRQNKYVRVEFFRSGWRIRQVPGRNACEITMFHQEDAGLNVEMAKLAFSKGIWSYVCKMDNALRRYSAASGHLSSSVTSSVNLMQKVPACLESSTSYASSSHPTIIHDQTTHESQVRVISRRPSRKFLANSVLLVGGAICLSRGHSSLGAKVAMAYIFSKLRKTNSNQTKQS, via the exons atgatgatgatatcaAAGAACATCTATGGCAGTTCGGTAATTGTAATCAtctctgttgttgttgttgttgtacttCTTCTTGTACTTTTGAAGAAGAAGCGTATTAACAAATTCTTATTCTTCTCCGcctcatcatcatcttcttcaacaacaacaacatcctcTTTCGTCTCCGATTCTACCAATTTAAACTCATCCAG AACCTCAAAGATTGTGACAAATGAAGATTTGAagtttttaatgatgattttcgATGGAAATCTAAATGAGAATGCTAAATGGGAGGATGTCATAGATAAAAGAAACGATCATCTATGCTACAATGCAAAATCCTGCAAACCTAAG AATGGTCCCTTGAGATATTTGAGTGTGACCGTGTTCAATAATATTTCGGCTGAGATGCTAAGAAACTTCTACATGGACAATGACTACAGAAAACAATGGGATAAGACAGTGGTTGAGCACAATCAACTGCAGGTGGACAAATCTGATGGTTCTGAAGTTGGTCGTACGGTTAAAAAGTTCCCTCTTTTGAAACCTAGAGAATACGTGCTAACTTGGAAATTGTGGGAGGGGAGGGATAAAACATTTTACTGTTATATAAAG GAATGTGAACATACTTTGGCTCCACGGCAGAATAAATATGTACGGGTTGAGTTTTTCAGATCTGGCTGGCGAATAAGACAAG TACCTGGTAGAAATGCCTGTGAGATCACAATGTTTCATCAAGAAGATGCTGGTTTAAATGTGGAGATGGCAAAACTGGCATTTTCCAAAGGCATATGGAGCTATGTATGCAAGATGGATAATGCGCTCAGAAGATACTCTGCTGCAAGCGGGCATTTATCCAGTTCAGTTACCAGTTCAGTCAATTTAATGCAAAAG GTACCGGCTTGCTTGGAATCCAGTACTAGCTACGCATCTTCATCTCATCCTACTATCATTCATGATCAAACTACTCACGAATCTCAAGTGCGTGTGATATCAAGAAGGCCATCCAGGAAATTTTTAGCCAATAGTGTGCTGCTTGTAGGGGGTGCAATATGTCTGTCACGTGGTCACTCTAGCCTAGGTGCTAAAGTTGCAATGGCATACATCTTCTCGAAATTACGTAAAACAAattcaaaccaaacaaaacaaagctGA
- the LOC11420463 gene encoding epoxide hydrolase A, whose translation MENVEHRIVEVNGIKMHVAEKGEGPVVLMLHGFPELWYSWRHQILDLSSKGYRAVAPDLRGYGDTEAPESVTNYTCFHLVGDIIALIDSLGVDKVYLVGHDWGAIIGWYVCMFRPERVKAYVCLSVPFRPFLGRDPKINNYDAFHAKYGDDYYVCRFQEPGKAEAELAEVGVAYFLRNMMTTRKPGPPIFPKGEYGTGFNPDMPDILPSWLSEEDLDYYVTKFNKTGFTGGLNYYRNLSLNWELTSPWSEVGVVNVPVKYITGDCGLVYTTPSMKEYILDGGFKKDVPGLEEVVVQEGIAHFNNQEAAQDISNHIYDFIQKF comes from the exons ATGGAGAATGTAGAGCACAGAATAGTAGAAGTAAATGGCATTAAAATGCATGTTGCAGAGAAAGGAGAAGGTCCAGTGGTGTTGATGTTGCACGGTTTCCCTGAGCTATGGTACTCTTGGCGCCATCAGATTCTGGATTTGAGCTCCAAGGGTTACCGTGCAGTGGCCCCTGATCTTCGGGGCTACGGTGACACTGAAGCTCCAGAATCAGTGACCAACTACACCTGTTTTCACCTTGTGGGTGATATCATTGCACTCATTGACTCTCTAGGGGTGGACAAAGTGTACCTTGTCGGACATGATTGGGGTGCAATCATCGGTTGGTATGTTTGCATGTTCCGACCAGAAAGAGTCAAGGCCTATGTTTGTCTTAGTGTTCCATTCCGACCCTTCCTTGGAAGAGACCCCAAAATCAACAACTATGATGCTTTTCATGCCAAATATGGAGATGACTACTATGTGTGCAGATTTCAG GAACCTGGAAAAGCGGAAGCCGAATTGGCTGAAGTAGGCGTTGCCTATTTTTTGCGTAACATGATGACAACGAGGAAACCCGGTCCTCCAATTTTCCCAAAAGGAGAGTATGGAACTGGATTCAATCCGGATATGCCAGATATCTTACCATCTTGGCTTTCCGAAGAAGATCTTGATTATTATGTTACTAAATTCAACAAAACTGGCTTCACTGGAGGGTTGAACTACTATAGAAATTTGAGCTT GAACTGGGAGCTAACATCACCATGGAGTGAAGTAGGAGTGGTGAATGTACCGGTGAAGTACATTACAGGTGATTGTGGTTTGGTATACACTACGCCGAGTATGAAGGAATATATCCTCGATGGTGGTTTCAAGAAAGATGTTCCAGGTTTGGAGGAAGTGGTTGTGCAGGAAGGGATAGCACACTTCAACAACCAAGAAGCAGCACAAGACATCAGCAATCACATTTATGACTTTATTCAGAAGTTCTGA